The following nucleotide sequence is from Pseudoalteromonas xiamenensis.
GAGCAAGACCCCAATAATCTTCAGTATTCAAAAGTTTTATCACTTAGATATCAATTGCCTTCGGGTAGTGGGCACGTTCTATTTAATTCATCAAATGTACCTGACTTAGGTCGTCCTTTAAGCAGAACATCGATCGGTTTATTTCATACAGAATCCGGTTCTTGGGGAATACTTTCACTTAGACCAGCCTATTATGACCCGCTTGATTCAAGTTACGGACACGTCAGGCATTCAGGTCTATCTATGGGAGATATCAAGATTCGAATTTCCCAAAACGAAGCGACAACAATAGAATCTTTGAATTTAGTGAATATTCTGAATGTGAGGCAAAACTACACTATGCTACCAGGTGACCAGAGTCACTCATGGTTTTTACAAGTAGGGCTGCAAAGAAAGCTTCATAGCAACAATTCCCCCTTAGCTGGGCTTGCACATGCAGGTTACGGCTATGCTGGTTCTTTTATTAAAGATTCTGTTTCATTGGCCGGTTTCTTTGGTGCCGGATTTCACGATACTAAACTCGACAGTTCAGGACTTTTTTTGAGCACTAATTTGATGCTCAATGGTTATTTGAATGACCTTCAGGCTTGGAATATTCAACTAGAACGAAAATTTGGCTTTGTCCAACAAGCAACAACTCTTAAAGCAACGTTTAGACATAAAATAAACGATGCTACGGATCTGCGATTTAACTACCGCTATCAGAAGGAAATTAATGAGAATGTGGCTGGCGTGGAAGTTGGTTGGTATTGGTAAAAACAAAACTCCATGAAAATTGAATTGCATCAATTAATAGATTAACTCTAAATAAATGTGAATAAATAATAAGGATAATAATGAAAGCTAAAATAAGTCTAGCAGTAGCTCTAGTTACATTTTTTCAGGCTGTACGTCGGTACCTATGGCGAACAAAGATGTATCGGATCAAGCAAAACAATTTTCAGCTCCGAGCGAAGGAAAAGTAGGTCTCTATGTGTTTAGAGACTCCGCGTTAGGCCAGCTCTTAAAAAAGATGTATGGGTGGATGGTAAATGTTTGGGTGAGACTGCGCCAAATATCTTTTTCTATGAAGAACTTGAAAACAAACCTCAACACATTATTTCAACAGAGTCTGAATTTTCGCCAAATGAGATGACATTAAAGACGGAAGCCGGTAATAGTTATTTTGTTCGTCAGTATATTAAATTAGGCGTATTTGTCGGTGGTGCTGGACTAGAGTCTGTTTCAGAAGACGAAGGAAAACGTATTGTTGCAAAACTAAAAATGGCGTTAAAAGGTAACTGCAGTAAATAACCAAAAACTAGGAGGCTTACAGCCTGCTTGCCTTTCTTTAACACATATTACACACTATTTTATTCGAAAAAAATAACTGACGATAGAGGTTAGCTTTATGTCATATTGAGAATCTATTTTTTACTTTGGTTCAATTTTACTGTTTTTAATTTCAACATTTAACATTACGTGTTAGTTAAGAAAACTTAAACGACTACGCTAAAAAGACACCTATAAAAATTAAGATTATCAAAAATCATCGTTTACTCTACAAGCCGTTTAATTCCTATCTTTGAAACCCTGACAAATTTATTTCTATTACCGATTGTTGCTAGGTAATAAATCGTTCATCTTGTTTCTGATATGATACATTTGTACCTTTTGTGGGTTTTCTAATGGTGTTGATGTGTCTATGAAAAAGGCAATTTTTACGTTAGCTATTGGCGATAATCCTATGTATCAGGCCGCGATACTGAGTTTTCAATATTACGCTAAGCGAGTTGGTGCTGACCTCATCATATCTGATACGTTGAGCTATAAGATTGATGTCACTAATCCTCAATTTCATGCAAGTCCTGCTTGGGCTGAAAAGCTGAGAATTGGGGAGTTACTCAGTGAATATGACCGTGTGCTTTACCTAGATGCGGATATTCTTATTTCCCCTCATGCTGCAGACATCTTTGAGCAATTCAAAAATCCAGACGTGATTTATATGTTGAACGAAGGGGAAAGCCAAGACCGCAGTGCTGAAAGAGCATTGATAGAATCATGTTTGGGAAAAGTGGATTGGCCTTTGCAAAATGGGAAGCCGATTTATTATAACGTCGGGGTTATTTTAGCCTCTAAGCCGTGTAAGCTTTTTGATTTTGCAGATCTACAAGGCTTGCAATTGGTTTGCAATCGAATTCGATTTTATGAGCAAACTTATTTCAATTACCTGTTGTTTAAACATAATTTAGAACATGAAGCGCTTCCTTCACGTTTCAATCGTATGGATATGTTTGGAAAACAGGGTTATCACCAAGCTGATTTTATTCATTACGCAGGAAAAGGCTATGCGAAAAATAGCTGACGACGCGACGTTCAATATTTACGAGACTTTGCAACGATGTACGCCGGTATTATTAATGACACAGAAATAAGGAAATTGAGGAAATTGGCTTGGGAGCGATATTTAGATAGTGTGTATACCAAATACCCCATGCCAAATTGGTTAATTAGACTATGCAGTGAACAGTTTGTACCGAACTGACATATCTACACTTTAGGCTAAGTAAACAAATACGAATCTTTCTCTATTTGCCAAACTTGTGATGTCGACTTAGCCTTATCTACCAGTAAAGCCTTATGAAGCCGATTATCAATAGAGAAAAGTTGTACTGAGACGAGTGGGATCCCGCCAATATACTCGCAGATAAAGAGAATATGTGCTGCACGTATGTCGTTTTCGTTGTCAGCGAGAGCCATTCGCTTTGCTTCATTCGCAAAGCTTGAAACAATGGAGCGAATAGGTGGAAGATGGACATCGGGTAGGGTAAAGCCGAGTAATACTTCGGTAAGTCCTAGATATTGCGGAGAAGCGAGTGTTGAGTTGGGCACCGTAAGTACTTCATGAGAGGTTTTTATAAAGCGTCCACTGCGCTCAATCAGTTGATTTAAGGCGTGGTAGTTAAACGGGGAATAATACTGTCCTGTATGTGGGTTAAGTGTTGTCGTCACCACTTTCATCATTCCCCCAAGTAATGCGCTGACTTGTGAGAATTGGTCCGCGACGGATTGTGGTACGGGTTGATCTAAAGTATGGCACGTGGAGAACAAAATATGTCCAGTGGCATTAAAAAAATAATGAACGGGAAGTTCGTTGCGTTGAGTTGGTTTTGACCGCGTAAACAAATTTATAAGAGGACGAAACCAAGTCAAACGCTTCACTCCAAGTTTCAAGATAATTAATAATCAGATATTGTGCGCCCTTGGCAGGGCGCATATTCAATGACTCGCAATTAACCAATCGTATACGTTTCGGCAGACTCTGCGACAACGTTACCAGACTTGTCGAGTACCTGAAGTGTCGACGCGGTAGTTTGTGTTCCTGACACGGTAAAATCGATGGCATCGGTGCCCCAGTTTGCCGCAGTGATTACGCCGTCCCCTTCTGCAAATTGCACTTTTCCTGCTTCTACTGGTAAGAATTGACCTTGAATTCGGTAGGTAGTTCCGGTTGCGAGCGCACTTCCTGACGGAACTGCGGCAAACGTTTTGGCATCTACAATATCATTAATAGTCGGAGTTTGTGTAAGTAAGCCACTTAGCCAATTGATCAATTGCAGATAATCCGGATCCGAGTTAATCGAATCGAGGTCACCCGCATACGAGCGGATAAAAGAGGGCGTTACAAACATGTACGTATCTTTGTGAAGTGTCCAAGATGTTGAGATTGAGGACTCGCTAAAGCATGGACCCAGTTTTAGTTGCTGCTTATTTTGCTGACAATCGGCGTACACAACGATCGCGCTGACAATTGGCATGCCCATCAAATACTCGCAGACAAACACAATGTTACCGACTTTGCTATTGGTTTGACTTGAAGAACCTGAGATGTTCAAGCCTTCTTTGCCTATCGAAGAGACCATGGCTGACGCGAAGCTCATTTCACCTGCACCTGTTGCAAGGCCTAATAAGGATTCAATCAGTTCTTTACTGAAGTCTGCTCCAAAGCTTTTGGTCTCGTACTTAACATCTTCTTCAGTGACGTGCACGAAAAGACCAGAACCACTGATAATATTTTGCAGCGCTTCATAGTTGTAAAGTGAGTAAGCCTTATTCGTCGCTGGATTTTTCGTCGTTGTGATCGCTCGGGACATACCTGCGAAAAAAACGGATACTTCGGCAAATACTTTTTGTACTGACTCAGACAGCGGGGTGTTGGCATCAATGGTACTGGCCATCATGATGTTGCCCGTTTCATTAAAGATATAATATTTTTTTGCTTCAATGTTATTTGGATTTTTTACTGCTGGCTTCAGCGGTACCGTTTGGTCGGATGTTGCCATAATCATTCCTTTTTTGCGGTGAATTTAGATGCGTATGCTGTTTATTCTCTATTAATCAATGATCTAAAGTTTATGTGTTACTCTTTTATCTTCATAAGCTGAATGACTAAAAGAATTTTACGTCAGCCGTGACTCGCGGTAATTGAACAAGCGTGAGTAACCTACTTGTTAATATAGTTAATAATTGGACTGCATTCTAGTTACACAGCCTTACACTTTTAATGTATTGTTTTCCATGAATAAGCTATGCAGTTTATTTTGTTCTTATAATTTTTGTACCTAGATTACCCTAAGTATTCGCAATTTATGTGTTTTTATTGTTAAATATCTTGGCTCAATTTTGGGAGCGCTAACATTTTTTAGGGAATAAAAATGAAAAAAACACTTCTTGCGCTTTGCGCATTAGGACTGACAAATCTTGCTTTTGCAGACGTTGCGAACGAATATGGCGAAACGCAAAGCCTGCTCGTAAATGAAGATGTTAAAACACTTCATATCGTTGATATTAACGCTGATAATCGTAAAGACTTAGTGTGGGTTACCTCAGAGGGTAGCGTCAAATATAAGCTACGGAACAATGATGCAAAAGCATCCCTTGATACACTTCCAGATAGTCGCTGGCGTTTAGAATACGCGAATGATAAAGGTGTTAAGTTTTTAGACTTTACAGCGGATGGGGGGATAATGACTTCAAGTGATAATCGAACATATCGCATCGTTAAAGTAATGATGACAGAGCAAGGGGAATTGTCATTTTGTACACCATTCCTTGAAGGCTTAAATCGCACGGATTGTTCGTGGGTATTTACTATTACAGATATTCAACCCAACGTAATGACCGGGCTTGACCAGCGTTATGGCCATGCCTTTACAGCATATAAATTGGTCCAGTAACACTACCAGTTCAGAGACACGTTACAGCGAAAATAAGTCAATAAGAAAGGTTTAGCTGTCTAAAAACACTTCAATCCGATGTATCCATGCATCGGATTTTTTTATCGAAATACTTCATGACAATTGTACGACGCAGCTAAGACTAGACGCATTAAACCGTCGTATTTTTTGGATGTGTTAATCGATATAAAAAAAGCGCCAGAAGGCGCTTTTCTACTTAATTCGACTTACAGACCAGCTGCTGCGCGTAACGCGTCTGCTTTGTCTGTTTTTTCCCAGCTGAACGCGGTGAAAGTATCATCGCCCACCGTCATTTCAAACGGTTCACGACCGAAGTGGCCGTATGCAGCAGTCATTTGGTACATTGGGTGAAGAAGGTCAAGCATCTTCGTAATACCATATGGGCGTAAATCGAAGTGTTCACGAACTAGCTCTACTAATTTATCTTCAGACACTTTACCTGTTCCGAATGTTTCAATAGAGATTGATGTTGGCTCTGCAACACCGATTGCGTAAGACACTTGGATTTCACATTTGTCTGCAAGGCCTGCAGCGACGATGTTTTTAGCAACGTAACGGCCAGCGTATGCTGCAGAACGGTCAACTTTAGATGGATCTTTACCTGAGAATGCACCACCACCGTGACGAGCCATACCACCGTAAGTATCTACGATAATTTTACGACCAGTCAAACCACAGTCACCTACTGGACCGCCGATAACAAAACGGCCAGTTGGGTTAATGAAATATTTCGTGTTTTCAGTTAACAGCTCAGCAGGAAGCGTGTGCTTGATAATGTTTTCCATTACCGCATTTACTAAGTCTTCTTGCTTGATATCTGGGTTGTGTTGAGTTGAAAGCACCACGGCATCAATTGCAACCGGTTTACCATCTTCATAGATAAACGTTACTTGAGATTTCGCATCTGGACGTAACCAAGGAAGAATACCTGACTTACGAGCTTCAGCTTGACGCTCTACTAGACGGTGTGAGTAGTAGATTGGCGCTGGCATAAGAGTCGGTGTTTCGTTTGTCGCGTAACCGAACATTAGACCTTGGTCACCTGCACCTTGCTCTTCTGGCTTAGAACGGTCAACACCTTGCGCGATTTCAGGTGATTGTTGACCGATTAGGTTCATGATACCGCATGTATCGCCATCAAAACCTACGAACGAAGATGTGTAACCGATGTCGGTGATTACTTTACGCGTAATTGACTCAAGATCAACCCATGCGTTTGTTGTAACTTCACCAGAGATGATAGCAACACCTGTTTTTACCATTGTTTCACAGGCTACGCGCGCGTGTTTGTCTTGTGCAATAATCGCATCCAAAACCGCATCAGAAATTTGATCTGCGATTTTATCTGGATGTCCCTCAGAAACTGATTCAGAAGTGAATAAATGTCTTGCCATTGTA
It contains:
- a CDS encoding glycosyltransferase family 8 protein, coding for MKKAIFTLAIGDNPMYQAAILSFQYYAKRVGADLIISDTLSYKIDVTNPQFHASPAWAEKLRIGELLSEYDRVLYLDADILISPHAADIFEQFKNPDVIYMLNEGESQDRSAERALIESCLGKVDWPLQNGKPIYYNVGVILASKPCKLFDFADLQGLQLVCNRIRFYEQTYFNYLLFKHNLEHEALPSRFNRMDMFGKQGYHQADFIHYAGKGYAKNS
- the metK gene encoding methionine adenosyltransferase, giving the protein MARHLFTSESVSEGHPDKIADQISDAVLDAIIAQDKHARVACETMVKTGVAIISGEVTTNAWVDLESITRKVITDIGYTSSFVGFDGDTCGIMNLIGQQSPEIAQGVDRSKPEEQGAGDQGLMFGYATNETPTLMPAPIYYSHRLVERQAEARKSGILPWLRPDAKSQVTFIYEDGKPVAIDAVVLSTQHNPDIKQEDLVNAVMENIIKHTLPAELLTENTKYFINPTGRFVIGGPVGDCGLTGRKIIVDTYGGMARHGGGAFSGKDPSKVDRSAAYAGRYVAKNIVAAGLADKCEIQVSYAIGVAEPTSISIETFGTGKVSEDKLVELVREHFDLRPYGITKMLDLLHPMYQMTAAYGHFGREPFEMTVGDDTFTAFSWEKTDKADALRAAAGL
- a CDS encoding DUF2846 domain-containing protein, with the translated sequence MDGKCLGETAPNIFFYEELENKPQHIISTESEFSPNEMTLKTEAGNSYFVRQYIKLGVFVGGAGLESVSEDEGKRIVAKLKMALKGNCSK